In Gossypium hirsutum isolate 1008001.06 chromosome D01, Gossypium_hirsutum_v2.1, whole genome shotgun sequence, the genomic window TTGTGGCTGCCGTCATGGCCTTTCAGACACAAACCTAAGTCCAAATTACCCATGCTTGAATCCTGCAAACCAGGTAGGTCTTTATCTTAATCCAGTCTTGAAAGggaattcaatgcttcattttcaACTTTGAGCAACTCAACTATTATTTTAACAATACCAACTACGGGACAAGAATGTTCCTCCATAAACCATGACAAATTTAAGAGGTGCTGTTAGCTCTTGTCATAGTCAAATTTTCCGGACAAGAATTGTCAACCACCATTTTTAATTcttacttccatttaaaaaggtCATATTACAGTTAAGTTCAACTTTCAAACGCAATTAAGACAGTTCAAATAAGAATTAAAGGTGATACCTGAGTTTCTTTCTTCAAAATGTTATTCATGTTCAGCTCGTTATCAGTCTTGGAAGACAGCCAATCTGGGGATCGCTTGGTCTTATTCTCATCTGTCTTAGCTTCATTTTCAACCTGTTTCGCAGCAGCTGCCCTTCTACGCTCTTCCTCTAACACAGCAACCTGCAAAAATGACGATCAACAACCATTTTTATGATTactactgttttttttttaaagaacagaAGCCAAAACACCGTGTCAGAATAAAATAAGTACAAATATTCAAGCAGAATAAACAAATTAGTGGAATAACTACAGTGGGGAAAAAAACccatttttaacaataaaatatattgGAAATTCAAAGTCTTATGTTTGATTCCATGAAAAAAGGGGTAAACAGGTTATCATTTACTAAAGAAAAGTTAATGGTTTAGCTCCAAATTGaatcaaaaacaagaaattttaaaTAACAGTAAGCAAAACCCTAGCTAAAACCACCACAAAAAGGACACGAAGCTTTATACACGGACAGATACGTGTACTTACAAGCATACATACGTATATTCATACACACACACTTACAGGGGTATAGCGGTACTTGCGCTTTGGGGGTTGCTCCTCGTCCTCGCCATCGACGGCGGAGGACCCGGAATCAGCAAAGGAGAGTGGGGTCCACCTACAAAGAAGGATGCTGGAGGCGGCGGAACCGTTCCCGTTGGACTGAGAGAGTTTAGCGGTGGATGAAGGCGACACGTGAACCCACTTCTTCTTCCACTTCCTCACCGGTCCATTGAACACCGCCGTTGAACCACCGTACCTAGCGGAAGCTCGGCCCAGCCTGGTGGAGCCCACTCCTTCCATTTCTATATTCCAAAATTTGAAGATAATTATCAGGAGTTGTAAGCAGAGAGAAGAATTTTTTTTCGAGTGAAAGCGGAAGTGTGTAAAAGTGTTAAGTTCGTTTTGTACAGTTGTAGGTGTTGGGTTCGGTTCAGTAATTAAAAACAGACAGACAAGAGATTAATAAAGACAATAATCAAGCCTGTAAGAGAACAGCTTCGGTTCAGTTTGTACTTGTGGTTAGGCctgtaataaattaattaagtccaCGTGTtaagcaaacataaaataaagtttaatgaAAAAgggataattttcaaaattgtccataaactttgatctaatgtgcaattttatacataaaattttgatttgatccaattctcacaaatcattaacataattattaatatatatatttatttatctaaatatgtatgattgagtcaaaattaaaatttcatgcatatatttaaacagaaatcaaaattttatgtgtgTAATTACATCAAATTGTagtttatgtatcaaattatacattgaatcaaaattaatatataattttgaaatttacccCCAACCGAAAACGACGGAAGGCAATTTATTTGTTCATAATCAAATGGTTAATGAAACGCACCGTTTACTTCAATTGAAAATCctatcaaaaataaatatcacACAACAAAGTTGTCAAGTCTTTTTATCTTCAACAGCCAAAGCTTCAAGCTTTACCACAGAGCAGCCACAATGGAGGTCTGTGTGAACTCCACAAAACTCCTCAATTTGAACCAAAACACCCGTCTTTTCGTTCCCAGATACTCCATTTCTCATTCTTTCAAAAACCCAATTCTCCAATTCAATAACAATGTCCAAAAAAGACCCTTAAATTATCCTCTTAACCAACGCTCTTGTTTTTCCCGCCAAATTCGATCGCTTCAACGGCCAATCTCATCTCGGATTAAGGCTTCACCAGCTTCTTCAGGGACTTCTGGAGCCGAGACAGATAAGCTTCCAGCTGATATAATGGTCACTGAGACTCAAGAGCCTAATTCAAGAGTAAGATTTTAGCGGTCTGTTCTATtgatattttcataatttgaAGTTTGTGTTTcttaatattatttctttttatttttatttttttactgagACATTTAAtagttgttttctttattttatttgactTCTTTTGTAGGTAAGGTTGAGTGTAGAAGTTCCGGCTGCAGTAGGTGAGGATTGTTACAAAAGGGTCCTAAAGGAGTTTATGAAGCAAGCGAAGGTAATTTCTTGGCCAAAGTTCAGTTTTAAGTAGTGCTGTAGTTTTGTAATTTGTAAGGTCATCTGGTTCATAATAAAGCCTTCTTCGTTTACAGCTTCTTGATCTCATGCCTCAAACTTTTATGGGATTATATGATAATGTCCatagttttgttgtttaattctcCCCCACTTTGCTATATGTAGTACTAGAACATTCTTTGTTAGTATGCTGAGATGTTCTTATGTTAGCTGTTTGCTTTGTTAGATTCATTTTGAATGCTGAAATTCATTTCCTTTTTAACATGAACCAGATACCCGGATTTCGCCCAGGGAAGATCCCGGAGAGTGTTCTTCTTAATTATGTAGGTGAGGAAAGTGTTCAGAAGGCCACAGTAGAATCCATTCTGAAAAGAACCCTCCCTCATGCGATGTCTACGGTATGTTTACTAATGATTGGGCCGGTCTGGTCTGGTTTTTGTTCCCGAGCTTCGGCCTATACATTGTTAAGAATCAACTTGCTGATATTTGGTTGATCTTATTCTATAGGTAACCGGAAGAGCTCTGAGAGATTCGGTTCGAATAATCACCAAATTTTCCGATATGGAAAAAAGCTATTCTTCTCTTAGCTCTCTTAGGTTGGTAAATATTACATCCATAAATATCACTTTCATATGCTCAAAATCATTCCTGTTAGATACTTGAGAGAGACAGGGAGAGGCTTTTAATAGGTGGCAAGACTTGCATTATTAGTATGCATATGCCTCTACCAGCAATGATACAAATCGATAttaatttgatttgtttttgCAGTTACGATGTGATTGTAGATGTGGCACCTGAAGTAAAATGGATATCCGAGAATGGATACAAAAGCATGAAGATTGTTGTCGAAATAGACCATGACATAGAAGCTGAAAAAGCCTGTGAACAGGAAATAAAACGCCGCCACAAGTCCTTAGGCACACTGAAAATTGTAACTGATAGAGGACTACAGGTTActcattttttagaaaaaaccCTTTCTTTGTTCAAAATAGTATTAACCGTTGACGCTTTAACTTTCCTTGCAATCGATGTTTTCGGTTTCGATTGTCTCATATTTGTTTAGAATACGAGTACGAAAATTAGATGGTTATCATAGAGGTCTTATAACTTATGGAAGGTTCAAATATTTTCAGGTTGGTGATCTTGCAGTCCTTGATATATCAGCAACAACTATTGAGCAAGATGAGTCTAATGTTCAAAAAGTTCCAGCTGCAGAGAGTAAAGGTCTGCCAATACGAGTCCAACTGCCCATTTTTTTCGTTTTTGCTGCACAAAGCATGTTTATGCCTACcctagttttattttattcaattctcTCCAGAATGTCAAAATATATCGATGGTCGGAATTGATATTAGAATgaatatttgaaaagaaaaatgccATTTCTTTCGATTTACAAAGACTtgttgaaaatttagaaaaatgccATTTCTTTCGATTTACAAAGACTTGTTGAAAATTTCTGGCATTCGATCTCATTATGTCTCTATGTTTCCAATACTGTTTCTGCATATTGCATATCTGTTTACCAgctgtttttcttctttttttaggtTTTCAGTTTGATACAGAAGATGATGATAAAGTACTTCCCGGTTTCCTTGATTCAATAATCGGTATTCGACAAGGTGAAACCAAGTCCTTTCCGTATGTATTTCCAGAAACATGGCAACAAGAAAATCTTCGGGGTGTTGAAGCTCAATTTACTGTGAGTTCCATTTTGTTTTTTGGTTTCCAAGTTGTCATAGATTTTCTCATTTGCTAAGTTTAACGAAAAAGATCAGTTAAAGGAAATTGACACGCAATGGTAATTGATTTGATGTTATATGCAATGGTTTGATACCTTTCTTGGTTTTCTTATAGGTTGAATGCAAAGAACTATTCTACAGGGATTTACCCGAGTTAAATGACTCTATTGCCGATAAGCTTTTTCCTGGTTGCACCGACTTAAACCAGGTTATCGATATGATATGAACTCACTCACCATTATTTTCCAATTCTAAATCCGACAAATGCATTTACACAAACTTTTTCCGCCGCACAAATCTGCAGGTCAAGGAGTCGTTATTGCAAAAGTGCCAAGAAATGGAGCAAGCTGCGAAAGACCAAGCAACGGATAATGCAATTCTAGACCAGCTTTGCAAGGTTATTGATATACCGACGATTATTAGTTTAATGTAATTTGAGGTCTCTTTTTGTCTTTTCCTAGAATACTAAACTTTTACACCATGATGTTGAATCAGATGGTTGAGATCGATATTCCCCAATCCTTGTTTGAGGAACAAGGTAGGCAGCTTTATGGAGCTAGACTTCTAGAGATTCAggtaaaatacaaaataaaaataaaaaccatttACCTGTTTATGTTCGTCTCTTATCTGCTTTTTTCATTTGTTCATTATTTTGGCATTGGCAGGCGAATGTAAAGCTAAATGAACAACAGTTGGCTACTCTGTCAAGTCCTAAGGCGGTGAATGAGTTTCTGGAGAACCAGAGAGAGAACATAATAAACTTGATAAAGCAGAATCTCGCAGTAGGAGATATTTTCAAACGTGAAAATTTGCAGGTAATGTATATTGCTTCCAACTTTTGATATAATCGATATGTTTGAATGACAATTGAACATCAAAATTCCTTTTCAATATGTTCCTTCTGAAAGTTGTCAAGAGAGCATTTAATAAAACTGGTCTATATTTTATTGACTAAACAACTgaatttaaataaagaaaagagtcataacctaattgtgaaaataattcccttattctgataaactactaaaagataaggaaaataattcccttattctaataaactactaaaagataaaataaaatattcttagaatatctcaaatgatttattctaagatttatctacctaaataactttaaaatatatcccAAAGGTTTCATATATTTCAACACCTTCTTGGGTTTTCTATGTAGTTTTCAACTGACGAGCTTGTGAAAGAGGTACAGAATTCGGTTGCCGAATTCAAACGACACAAGCAAGAATACGACGAGGAACGCGTGAGGGAACAGGTCCAGTATTCACTTCTTTTCTTTTACCTCCCTACACATTTTAAACTCAGCGAAACATGCTTCACTCTTCCTTGTTTTCGACTAGAAGATTATTTAGTGCAGTGATGATATGATgtccttttgaaattgtttagGTACAAGATGTGCTAGAGGGTGCAAAAGTGCTTGAATGGCTTAAAGAACATGCAGATATTCAGTATGTAACTAGATAAacataaaagaaagaagaaaattctGCCCTGGACCGAATCAGAGGCACATTTGGATTAGGGGTAACTGTCAAATTGCAGACAAAAAGTAATATCTTCATTTATGCAGAATAGAATCTGCATTTGGTTGAGAGACTATGAGATGTAGGTTCTTTTAAAAGATTAAGCAGTTCAATTTGTGATCAACCTTGTATTAGAACAAACATCTTTCGAAACATCGAGTTTTCCCGAGTACTAAGTTTGCTTAGGtcctatatttttatattctttttcatCATAAACATGAATATGTAATCCTACTCTTTGGTGTCATAAGACTAAGTTCACCAACTGTACAAGTTTACCTTGTTGAAGATGGAAGGATCATGCAGGAGACATCCGAAGACTGTAATCAAGTCCAACCATAACTGGAGAAGCAAAAAGTGTTAACACTATTCCCCTTCATCCACAAGAAATTTTGATTGCAATCACCTTCAAAATGCATTTGAATAAACTTCAGTTCCGTCCGAACATTCTCTCCTGCAATATCTGTCCTAACTTCATATACAGTATTTGCTGCTCTTCCAAAGTAAGGCTGCTTAATATCTAGAGCAGGGGGGGTGAAAGCAAGACAAACATAAGATCATACTCGGTTCTTGTATGAAAAGACACCTCATTTGTCAGAAACTAGATAGAAAAAGAGAAGAACTGAATCTTTTAATTTCCATATATGATGAGAATAAGTGGTTACCTCGCTCATAATCGTCTCAACTGTATAATCTTGGGGAACAACAAATGATTGATGATAGATGTATGCAAAAACAGCCATTACCATCTGGAATACAACACATTAACCATATTTAACTGAAGCAAAGATACAGAAAACTAGCCAGAGACAATAGAACAGGGAGATAAGTTCAAAAACATGATAATTGATATGTAGAATACAAGGATGCCGTTAtgttttagaaatcaagtcatGCAACTAGCAGCTTGCCTGGCAGTCCATTCGGTCGGTAAGTCCACCATGTCCAGGTATACTATCTCCAAAATCCTGTGTAACCCAACAAGAAGTTGGTCAATGAGGTCGGCAGGGGCATGAAAAAAGTTCTTCAGTTTTACTATTTAGACAGCGCAATAGTAAACAACATGTTCACCTTAATCTTAAAAGCTCTCTTGAAACCACTTGCGAAAAAGCCTCCAAATGGTGCAATAATTGATGCAAATAGGCCCAGCCATAAAGCATGCCACTGAACTGGCAGAATTGCTATCTCTGTCGATGGCAACTGCAACATATTACCGAAAGTAAATTACTGAGCAGCTCATATTTTGTTAGACAGATTAAAAATCATAATTCTAACGTCAAGAACTCGGCCATGGATAGCATTGACTATACTGGGCTATTACAACAAGCGGGGCTTGTTAGTCCATTTTGTTCTTCTACATGCAAATCGTTAGGTATAGATGTTGCTAGTGCCATGTATTGTAACCAGTGAGACAACATCCCGCAGTCAAGGAAAATTTATCAATGACGTAAACATATTTGAAGGGCTTGTTTCATTTTGGTTGCTTATCTAATTTGACCATTCATATCACTGTTTCTAGATGGCTCACTCACCCATGGTAACAACGGATAATACTCTGGCTTAAAAAGTGGACCAGGATCACAGTGAAGCCAACCGGTTGATAAATCCTGCATGCGTTTAAGTCATATTATCATTATCAGAATAGTACGACTTTTTTCTTGATTAAAGATGAATTTGTTCCATGATGTGTTACCTTCCTAGGACATGTCAGCCACTGAAAGCTACCATAGATATTTGCGAGCTGCATAAATGATTGTGAAGAATCTATGTCACCAATACATCACGGAACGTAAGGTTGTTGAGAGATTCAACCCGGTTCCCATTGATAAATTAGATGTTGACAACATTTATTACTAGTTCTATTTTCAACACAATTCAGATAAACGGTTTCCCCCAGATGATAAAAAGCACTTTGTGATTAGACTCAATTGATAGATTTATAAACACCTATTTCAAGCACACACTGCATATCGTTTGCAGCATAAAAGGCTTATATCTCAAGAATCAAACTAACATCAATGGAACAAAAACGAACCAGGAATTaggaatctttttttttttcagttctaTCCAAAACAAGTTGAAGACTTTGTCACACTGGACAAGTAAAAATTCTTACCACAAATGCTGAGATTGTAGTTGCAACCGATGCACCAATGAAACCCTCCCACGTTTTCTTAGGAGATATCTTGATCAAAGGAGTTTTCCCaaaaaagaaaccgaagaaataTGCTGCAACATCATTGACAGCAATTAGTGATGCTGGGAGAAGGAACCTGCATAAATGAAACAAATCAATTAATCAGCAATTAATTATGGCCCGTATTATATATGGGAGTGCAAATAAAATTTATTGAGCAACTAAAATGTTATTTCGGTTTGCAAATTACCAGAAGATGCCTTCAAAAATGTTGGCCACAGTAAATGCAGACTGAGTGAAAACAACAATGAGAATCATGTGTGTCCATGCAAATTGCCCAAATTGATACTTGTACATCTTCTTCTTTAGTGTAAGAATGAACCACATGAAACCTGAATCCGAAACAAATTGAAACCCTTTCAATTCCGAAGGGAATATAAGTTCAGTAGTTCACAGATTGTTAAGATAATCAAGGAAATGGAGATAACAAGGGAATGCAGGTTACTATTCTGATTGACTCAAATTCCAGAAAACTGAAAAGCAACACAAGACCTAAATTTCTAGACAGCCAGGCAAGTTAATATAcactattataattaaaaaaaaacaagcacAGACATCAAGATGAAATTGTTCAGGGGCTTATATGCACAGGGAACGGGTGTTTTGCTCAAAATCGAAATAAATACAAACCTGCTATGTATGAGAAATAACAAATAACCATCTGATACTTGATGAGCCTACTCACAAGCCTGTAGAAAATTTTATCTGAAGTTACAGTATTCACGAGCCGGTGACTAAGAATGCGACCATATACAAAGAGCATAGCCGTAAAGTAAAAGTGCCTGCAAGGACATAAAACGCAACCAGATATCAGTCTTTTTAGGTGCTTACCACAACAAGAAACTTGCATCATAATCATTCTTACCAATTCAAGAGCCTGAACCCCGGCAGGTGTTTATCTTCATGAGCTTTTCTGAGTAGATTGAAGAGCTCCCTTGCCATGAATATTTGGATAATAACAACCATGGCCAATACATAAAGATGACCCAAATAGATAACCAGGAGGAAGAACCCCAGCATCCACAGAGATGAAAAAGCTCGAATCCACATTGACCGGTATTTGTTGTGATCATTTACTAGTAAAAGATGTCCGTTTGTTTTGCTCTCATCAGCCGGAAACTGCTTGCAAAGAACACAATCATCAATCATCATGACACTTTCACCACTCAAGGAGAAAACAGAAAGAAAATGGATCTTAGCACTTAAAAAAGCACAAAAGAAAAAGGGATCTTAGCACTTAAAAAAGCACAAATGGCACAACATAACATGCATCCGAACTCGCCACAGATGTTCAGTTCCCAACCAAGTTCTGAAATTCATGATACGAATAGCACAACACCGTCCAAACTCTGCTTCTAACTTATATGTTTCATTCACTCATTCATATGCAAATCCATACGAAAAGCACCTACAAACATGCCTGAACTATGCCAAGCAACAAAGAGAGAGACAGGACATGAAAATAAGCATATATTTCTGTTGTAATAGAGTACGAACCTCATTGGACCGTCTTCGGTGCCGAGCTCGAGCACTAGTAGGTGTAGATGGTGCACTGTTATCCTTTTGcatgtttcttttattattatataggCTTATGATAACCTTTGAGACAATATAAACAGACCCCTGCATACCAATCAGGCAAAGAAATGTGAAGCAAACATACACACGAAAGAAACCACTGCAAGAATGCAATTTTTAGGAATAAAATTAGAGTAGCAGGTATTGACCCAGTTACATATTTATTTGATTAGATTTCTTCCTTTGTTTCTTAAAAAACCTGAAAGGGAAATTCAACTCACTGCTCTTTCTTATATCTGTGTTTTCAACTTTCTTTCAAGAATCTCAAAAACGTATACTACTGAAACACAACATCTTCAAGATAATAGAAAATGGAAACAATAAAATGCAAATCGATTACAATACACAAAGAATCAAGGTGAAGCCTTACGgttgtgatgaatgtgaaaggtTTAGACGTCCTTGATTGCAGACCCAGAAATTGTGAGGGatcaaaatggaaaagagaaaaagaaagaaggaagtgAAAGAATGTTATTATGGATTTTGGTTGTTCCACCGATTCATGGGACAGGAAACAAAAGAGAGTGAAGGAAGAAACATGAACAAATTCTACTCTTCTTTACGGGACCCAGATGATTTGCAACTCCCTCCGTTAGACTGCCACGTAGATTCCTCCATTCTAGTGGCCACGTGTAATTTCATCTCTAAACTGTTCTGGCCCAACATCATTCAAATGGGCTCAAATCACCGATCAAGTCTGAAGctaaataatatgatttttgacTAATCAGAATAGCTTCGTTTTTAAAGGTTCCTTTCGATTGGTGTTTATCTCTAGTGTGATgcgttacttttttttattttactttataatattgTTATAGTATTAAATCTCATTATTACCACTACTTttatattaacaataaataaacacacaACCCATCCAAAAACAACCTACATTTGAATTGTGGGTCCAAAACTTTCTCTTTCTTTGGATTTGAAGAGATGGTGATTCATTGCTTCAACTTTAATAGCCTTATCTTATGTGCCATTATCTGAACTTTGATATTTTGTTGCATTTCCtttttgcttatatatatatatatatatgaatatgataattaccgtccaaattgaaagaaaaacaaaagggaaaaGCTTCAAACTTTCAAACATATTCGACCATAAATAGGTAagtaaaattagttttttttttctttaatttttatagatttgagttCATAAGAGTTTGATTTAGCTAGTTTatgtactaatttgtaaaagtgttaaagttttgaaaagttatcattattgatttcttgaagaattaggtgtgaaattgatatattttaagcttGGATTATGAAAATGACTAGATTGTAAATTAATCTAGCTTAATTattaactttgttacattaggggccaaattgaataaattaaaatctatcatgaaattatgttagaaatagaaagtataaAGTCCCTAATGAAAGTATGTGAAATCGGATTCTAATTCGAAGCTAGGAATTAGAAGTTATGGCTATTTCGaattcagagactaaattgaataaaatataaaattttaggagTATCATAAAATGAGTTTGTATAGGTTCATTCATGTCATGGCATAATATGAAAAATAGTTAGTATTGATTGaatgtataaaataattgtatagatcaagaatcaaaTCAAAGCGGAGTTAAttgaggaaaaactaaaattgttgattagtcccTGAAGAATCAACTTGTTGATGTTTTGATCACGTAaattcatatggaacttactatttCACTTTGTATTATATGTGTATGCTTGTGTTTAATTTAGTAAATGAATATttgtatataatttaaatatcatgGAATTTGATATAGCTGACTAATAATGGACTGAATTGGACTACTTGTAATGTCGgttattatttaataatacaGGATATAAATGTGTA contains:
- the LOC107922086 gene encoding uncharacterized protein — protein: MEGVGSTRLGRASARYGGSTAVFNGPVRKWKKKWVHVSPSSTAKLSQSNGNGSAASSILLCRWTPLSFADSGSSAVDGEDEEQPPKRKYRYTPVAVLEEERRRAAAAKQVENEAKTDENKTKRSPDWLSSKTDNELNMNNILKKETQDSSMGNLDLGLCLKGHDGSHNSVGEKVDQVKPASSTGFWAIG
- the LOC107922526 gene encoding trigger factor-like protein TIG, Chloroplastic, which produces MEVCVNSTKLLNLNQNTRLFVPRYSISHSFKNPILQFNNNVQKRPLNYPLNQRSCFSRQIRSLQRPISSRIKASPASSGTSGAETDKLPADIMVTETQEPNSRVRLSVEVPAAVGEDCYKRVLKEFMKQAKIPGFRPGKIPESVLLNYVGEESVQKATVESILKRTLPHAMSTVTGRALRDSVRIITKFSDMEKSYSSLSSLSYDVIVDVAPEVKWISENGYKSMKIVVEIDHDIEAEKACEQEIKRRHKSLGTLKIVTDRGLQVGDLAVLDISATTIEQDESNVQKVPAAESKGFQFDTEDDDKVLPGFLDSIIGIRQGETKSFPYVFPETWQQENLRGVEAQFTVECKELFYRDLPELNDSIADKLFPGCTDLNQVKESLLQKCQEMEQAAKDQATDNAILDQLCKMVEIDIPQSLFEEQGRQLYGARLLEIQANVKLNEQQLATLSSPKAVNEFLENQRENIINLIKQNLAVGDIFKRENLQFSTDELVKEVQNSVAEFKRHKQEYDEERVREQVQDVLEGAKVLEWLKEHADIQYVTR
- the LOC107922527 gene encoding phosphatidate cytidylyltransferase 1 isoform X2, with protein sequence MQKDNSAPSTPTSARARHRRRSNEFPADESKTNGHLLLVNDHNKYRSMWIRAFSSLWMLGFFLLVIYLGHLYVLAMVVIIQIFMARELFNLLRKAHEDKHLPGFRLLNWHFYFTAMLFVYGRILSHRLVNTVTSDKIFYRLVSRLIKYQMVICYFSYIAGFMWFILTLKKKMYKYQFGQFAWTHMILIVVFTQSAFTVANIFEGIFWFLLPASLIAVNDVAAYFFGFFFGKTPLIKISPKKTWEGFIGASVATTISAFVLPSTEIAILPVQWHALWLGLFASIIAPFGGFFASGFKRAFKIKDFGDSIPGHGGLTDRMDCQMVMAVFAYIYHQSFVVPQDYTVETIMSEILSSLTLEEQQILYMKLGQILQERMFGRN
- the LOC107922527 gene encoding phosphatidate cytidylyltransferase 1 isoform X1, coding for MQKDNSAPSTPTSARARHRRRSNEFPADESKTNGHLLLVNDHNKYRSMWIRAFSSLWMLGFFLLVIYLGHLYVLAMVVIIQIFMARELFNLLRKAHEDKHLPGFRLLNWHFYFTAMLFVYGRILSHRLVNTVTSDKIFYRLVSRLIKYQMVICYFSYIAGFMWFILTLKKKMYKYQFGQFAWTHMILIVVFTQSAFTVANIFEGIFWFLLPASLIAVNDVAAYFFGFFFGKTPLIKISPKKTWEGFIGASVATTISAFVLANIYGSFQWLTCPRKDLSTGWLHCDPGPLFKPEYYPLLPWLPSTEIAILPVQWHALWLGLFASIIAPFGGFFASGFKRAFKIKDFGDSIPGHGGLTDRMDCQMVMAVFAYIYHQSFVVPQDYTVETIMSEILSSLTLEEQQILYMKLGQILQERMFGRN